In a genomic window of Paramecium tetraurelia macronuclear, complete genome:
- a CDS encoding ATP-binding cassette transporter: protein MPSIILQIRALLVKNFTQSFRNKEYISDLTLPVVTAIIVSLKDQLEFLGFFAPLFLSIAVSTPPRSLLINLVEEKSERFKESQKIMGMKQRSYLIGWILYGYIKTLMSTIFLIFFWWLLTLIINDGNYGFNIESYKIFLTYFLYSSTVLNFSLAMSTVFSSPKLANEVSTFVTILSILLTFLVFLSSIQSSSLFYYCMSIFPQSSISFIYMGALKRGFFNSQAISSAYPLSNAALQLGIESVLYFILFFYLDQVFPNEYGVSKHPLFFLQGLFGGSKKNKLNDSLLDEDYTHTQNGDYSSAIYHQKLNIQKKCTVSIKNLTKKFGDFKAVDNLTIKLYEQEILCLLGHNGAGKTTTISMLTGMIQKTKGTIEINGIDLEENIDAIRENVGICTQRDVLYVSLKVIEMLIFMGRVKGLEGLDLQQEINEIIEVTELEEDRDKLIKELSGGSKRKLSLAIALIGGSSVIFLDEPTSGMDAQSRRIIWEILQKVRQQNRTLILTTHHLDEAEVLADRITIMAAGKLLACGKCDYIKTNFGEGYHLSITSQNQKILQACSDQVLSIIQEAQNDPQSQSDTRIFLIPFKSKPKLDQLIGAITKQFQNEIVINLKLNSLEDAFINIGMDEEKFIKKAKGSKASVNDSEIAMEQEVEQQRDIKIPKCLNDPPVYSFKQQFTAIFLRKFYTTSRTFSNYISIVIPFTLIVIGTLIIDEINLDFLKDDKNLEQYFKLVLISLFVILAFCFNSSLFITLPVLEREFNLKYALTVMGCRVLPYWIGTYAFDFLLYSFFVITFVIFSYIMQLSFVTDHMGYVVFAFVTFGFAYISFSYFAGILIYKKTSTAMKTFPFLNFFIVYCMPQNFWGICALLWQKEIGSPALIEFLIKSIECIFSFLSPFFAFQRAFQNIIKIDVTPNNNQPPPLTTETLYYSIAMFYQGIIFFILTLYLEGRQFKQVANNLENNDVKRSVRVDQQVIDQEQNLLKSNDPVKMYRLQKVYENGCVALQNVSVSIQKQKILGLLGPNGSGKSTIFNILTSLINKSGGQVKIKNQEVHRGKHEVFQDVGICPQFDCIWENLTPNEHLYLFGRMKGLSGADLSESVTYFLQTMQLEEYINRESGRLSGGNKRKLCVSNALIGGPCIQFFDEPSTGVDPIARRFLWRTLKLGVQLRQSSVMLTTHTMDEAENLCDKIAILVKGQVYCLGSPQELRIKYGDGYDIQLREYKNRQEITQFLNRQFQNITEIIQKDQENLQFHIPSQSFDFSKAYFSLTELVQKQLIHDFSINQSSLESVFLQFSKSQQDQYN, encoded by the exons ATGCCAAGCATTATTCTTCAGATCAGAGCACTTTTGGTGAAAAATTTCACTTAATCCTTCAGAAACAAAGAATACATATCTGATTTAACTTTGCCCGTAGTAACAGCAATAATCGTCTCTTTAAAAgatcaattagaatttttaggATTTTTCGCTCctctatttttatcaatagcAGTAAGTACACCTCCTAGGTCACTGCTAATAAACCTTGTTGAAGAGAAGAGTGAGAGATTTAAAGAGTCGTAGAAAATTATGGGAATGAAATAAAGATCTTACTTAATTGGATGGATCCTGTATGGTTATATAAAAACATTGATG AgtacaatatttttaattttcttttggtGGCTATTGACATTGATAATCAATGATGGAAATTATGGATTCAACATAGAgtcatataaaatattcttaaccTACTTCTTGTACAGTAGTACAGTACTCAATTTTTCATTGGCAATGTCAACTGTGTTTTCAAGTCCAAAATTAGCAAATGAAGTTTCGACCTTTGTAACAATATTGTCAATTTTACTTACGTTTTTGGTGTTTTTGTCAAGTATTTAAAG ttcaTCCCTATTCTACTATTGTATGTCCATATTTCCATAATCCTCAATAAGCTTTATTTATATGGGGGCATTAAAGAGAGGGTTTTTCAATTCCTAAGCAATAAGTTCGGCCTATCCTTTGTCGAATGCAGCTTTGTAATTAGGAATTGAATCagttttatatttcatattattcttttatttggaTCAAGTATTTCCAAATGAATATGGAGTATCTAAACACCCATTGTTCTTTTTATAAGGATTATTTGGGGGatcaaagaaaaataaattgaatgattcATTATTAGATGAAGATTATACCCATACTCAGAATGGAGATTATAGCAGTGCAATCTACCatcagaaattaaatatctagaAAAAATGCACagtttcaattaaaaatttaaccAAGAAGTTTGGGGATTTCAAAGCTGTAGATAATTTAACtatcaaattatatgaatagGAAATTCTATGTTTATTAGGACATAATGGTGCTGGTAAAACTACAACAATTAGTATGCTTACTGGAATGATTTAAAAGACAAAGGGAACAATAGAGATTAATGGAATTGATCTGGAAGAGAATATAGATGCCATAAGAGAAAATGTAGGTATTTGCACTTAGAGAGATGTTCTTTACGTTTCTTTGAAGGTTATAGAGATGCTAATATTCATGGGTAGAGTCAAAGGTTTAGAGGGATTGGACttacaataagaaattaatgagatCATTGAGGTTACTGAATTAGAAGAAGACagagataaattaattaaagaattaagtGGAGGAAGTAAGAGAAAATTATCATTGGCTATTGCATTGATTGGTGGATCCTCTGTCATTTTCTTAGATGAACCAACAAGTGGTATGGATGCATAATCAAGAAGAATCATTTGGGAGATCTTATAGAAAGtgagataataaaatagaacaTTGATATTAACAACACATCATTTAGATGAAGCTGAAGTATTAGCTGATAGAATCACTATCATGGCAGCAGGAAAATTACTGGCTTGTGGTAAATGtgattatattaaaactaattttgGAGAGGGTTATCATTTATCAATCACTAgttagaattaaaagatattataGGCTTGTTCAGATTAGGTACTGTCTATTATCTAAGAAGCTTAAAATGATCCTTAATCTTAATCTGATActagaatatttttaataccTTTCAAAAGTAAACcaaaattggattaattaattggagccattactaaataattttagaatgaaatcgttattaatttgaaattgaattctttgGAAGATGCTTTCATTAATATTGGAATGGATGAAGagaaatttatcaaaaaggCCAAAGGAAGTAAAGCAAGTGTGAATGATAGTGAAATAGCTATGGAATAAGAGGTTGAATAACAAAGAGACATTAAAATTCCAAAGTGTTTAAATGATCCACCTGtgtattcatttaaataacaattcaCTGCTATCTTCTTAAGAAAGTTTTACACAACTTCAAGAAcatttagtaattatatttcaattgttATACCTTTCACTTTGATAGTTATTGGAACTTTgattattgatgaaatcaaCTTAGATTTTCTGAAAGATGACAAAAATTTAgagtaatattttaaattggtgcttatttcattatttgtaattcttGCATTTTGCTTTAATTcctctttatttattactttacCAGTATTAGAAAGAGAGTTCAATCTAAAATACGCTTTAACAGTAATGGGTTGTAGAGTACTTCCTTATTGGATAGGAACTTATGCATTTGACTTTTTACTATACTCTTTCTTTGTGATCACATTTGTGATATTCAGTTACATTATGCAATTATCATTTGTTACTGATCATATGGGATATGTAGTATTCGCATTTGTCACCTTTGGTTTTgcttatatttcattttcatacTTTGCTggcattttaatatataagaaAACATCCACAGCTATGAAGACCTTCCCATTCTTAAACTTTTTCATAGTTTATTGTATGCCTTAAAACTTTTGGGGTATATGCGCTTTGTTGTGGTAAAAGGAAATTGGAAGTCCTGCCTTAATAGAGTTTTTAATAAAGTCCATTGAATGTATATTTTCCTTTTTAAGTCCATTCTTTGCCTTCTAAAGAGCCTTTTAGAATATCATAAAGATAGATGTCACTCCTAACAACAATCAACCACCGCCTTTAACTACAGAAACCCTCTATTATTCTATTGCAATGTTTTATTAAGGAATCATTTTCTTCATCCTAACACTTTATTTGGAAGGCAGATAATTCAAGTAGGTAGctaataatttagagaataatGATGTAAAAAGAAGTGTTAGAGTTGATCAATAAGTCATAGactaagaataaaatttattaaaatcaaatgatcCTGTTAAAATGTATAGATTGTAAAAGGTATATGAGAATGGATGTGTTGCACTTCAAAACGTAAGtgtttcaatttaaaaacagAAGATCCTCGGACTTCTTGGTCCCAATGGATCTGGAAAAtcaactatttttaatatcctGACctccttaattaataagagtGGTGGAcaagtaaaaataaaaaattaagaagttCATCGAGGAAAACATGAAGTATTTTAAGATGTTGGTATCTGTCCATAATTTGATTGCATCTGGGAGAATTTAACACCAAATGAGCATTTATATCTGTTTGGCAGAATGAAAGGATTATCTGGAGCAGATTTAAGTGAGTCAGTTACCTACTTTTTGTAAACAATGCAATTAGAGGAGTATATTAATAGAGAAAGTGGTCGATTATCAGGTGGAAACAAAAGGAAATTGTGTGTTAGTAATGCCTTAATTGGAGGACCATGCATTCAATTCTTTGATGAACCAAGTACAGGAGTTGATCCAATAGCCAGAAGATTCTTATGGAGAACTTTGAAATTGGGAGTTCAATTGAGACAAAGCAGTGTAATGTTGACTACTCATACTATGGATGAAGCTGAGAATTTGTGTGataaaattgcaattttaGTAAAGGGATAAGTTTATTGTTTGGGAAGTCCACAAGAGTTGAGAATCAAATATGGGGATGGCTATGATATCTAATTAAGAGAGTATAAGAATAGATAAGAGATTACTCAATTTCTGAATAgacaattctaaaatatcacagaaatcatataaaaggatcaagaaaatttataattccaT attccAAGTTAGTCTTTCGATTTCAGCAAAGCCTATTTCTCATTGACAGAACTTGTCTAAAAACAGTTGATCCATGATTTCTCAATCAATCAATCATCTTTAGAATCagtatttttgtaattttcaaaatccCAACaagattaatataattga
- a CDS encoding Adaptor protein, with protein sequence MFHLSQMDQIFLKSLADVVRTSRTTSQYDKLTFTTQTIADIKNEIQSRQESVRYQALLKLFFLAMEGNNIRWAEFQIINLMGCADFQLKLGAQLAAHLVIDSQSQGLIMVTNVFQKEFKNGHVECSATLSCLGTIANKDLSDSLLTHVLKLTTNTKPLIRKKAIAVLSKIFTINPLNIPGNLEMVIQQLQKESNISVLACGISLFCSVMKVAPKLYPLFLSIVYDQISKQKSNWLLIKLVRISNKLISLEPRFQGKLIEHYTRLLNQTNSKSLQYELVYSIMKYFKNHSQLYESAGDILKQFLNHQDPNCIYKSLFLVRCLGLECLTHISSSAGLMEFQEQILESFKKSDYFSKLQILQLFKDFTNQQNFQTVIEFFLKYSDLESNHKIIESLIFIIMKDKFINVDDPEKLLLVYIPVIAQKIDTIDNAIRFKELLFELLTRVPGLKVYSDQLCNQILQTYAIQSDTLQGPTLNIVQRHTQLKYSLNHREIIFKSLIMIVGESVKLLKLDALTNIIKFLEQLNILNCYESSLSDIDSLLFKIYIQIIKTDPSNDIIPQIEQLIKNIYNKLHNISIVKISFFYESFILNKTKEQLQQLYNLYAEDLPPINLEAQKLIKPPEGLDITQSFQIDIEEIEKIKNSNNDQLEQKPIIQQLEQADLVSKEQEDQNTQILKQEENEEELKPLNTKTDPIPKKVFTINRDEELPPGVNQNDINQSKEEE encoded by the exons atgttCCACTTGTCataaatggattaaatattcttaaaatcttTGGCAGATGTTGTAAGAACATCAAGGACTACATCCCAATATGACAAGCTAACATTTACCACTTAAACAATAGCCGATATTAAAAACGAAATATAAAGTAGATAGGAATCAGTGAGATATTAAGCATTGTTAAAATTGTtcttt CTAGCTATGGAGGGGAATAACATTAGATGGGCAGAATttcaaatcataaatttgatgGGCTGTGcagatttctaattaaaattaggtGCTTAATTAGCAGCGCATTTAGTAATTGATAGCCAAAGCCAAGGTCTCATTATGGTTAcaaatgtattttaaaaggaatttaaaaatggtCATGTTGAATGCTCTGCTACTTTAAGTTGTTTGGGAACTATAgcaaataaagatttatcaGATTCCTTATTAACACATGTTTTAAAACTTACTACTAATACTAAGCCATTAATAAGAAAGAAGGCAATAGCAGtgttatctaaaatatttacgATAAATCCATTGAATATTCCTGGCAACTTAGAGATGGTCatataacaattataaaaagaatcaaatatttcagTCTTGGCATGTGGGATTAGTTTATTTTGTTCAGTAATGAAGGTTGCCCCAAAGCTCtatcctttatttttatcaattgtttacgattaaatttctaagtaaaaatcaaattggtTGTTAATAAAACTTGttagaatttcaaataaattgatatctttAGAACCTAGGTTTTAAGGTAAGTTAATAGAACACTACACAAGATTGCTTAATTAGacaaattctaaatctttGTAATACGAACtagtttattcaataatgaagtattttaaaaatcattcACAACTTTATGAAAGTGCAggagatattttaaaataatttttaaatcatcaagATCCTAATTGTAtatataaatctttattcTTAGTGAGATGTTTGGGATTGGAATGCTTAACACATATTTCATCATCAGCTGGTCTAATGGAGTTTTAAGAACAGATTCTAGAGAGTTTTAAAAAAAGTGATTACTTTTCaaaactataaattttatagttgTTCAAAGATTTTACAAATCAACAGAATTTTCAAACAgttattgaattctttttaaaatattcagatTTGGAAAgcaatcataaaattattgaatcattaa ttttcataataatgaaagataaatttattaatgtcgATGACCCTGAGAAATTATTACTTGTGTATATTCCAGTTATTGCTTAAAAAATAGACACTATTGACAATGCTATTAGATTTAAAGAATTGCTTTTTGAATTGTTAACAAGAGTTCCTGGATTAAAAGTTTACTCAGATTAACTGTGCAATCAAATACTTTAAACATATGCAATCTAATCAGATACCTTGCAAGGACCTACTTTGAATATTGTTTAGAGAcatacttaattaaaatactccTTAAATCATagagaaataatttttaaatctttaattatgataGTGGGAGAATCagttaaattattgaaattagatGCCCttacaaatataattaaattcttagaataattgaatatattgaattgttATGAATCATCCTTGTCCGATATAGATTCATTACTATTTAAGATATAcatccaaattattaaaacagaTCCATCGAATGATATCATTCCATAAATTGAACAactaataaagaatatttataataaattgcaCAACATTTCAATTGTGaaaatttcattcttttatGAATCCTTCATATTGAATAAgacaaaagaataattacaataattatataatttatatgcCGAAGATTTACctccaattaatttagaa gcataaaaattgattaaaccACCTGAAGGATTGGATATCACTCAATCATTCTAAATAGatattgaagaaattgaaaagattaagaattcaaataatgattaacTCGAACAAAaaccaataatttaataattagaataagcaGATTTAGTATCAAAAGAGTAAGAAGATCAAAACACTCAAATATTGAAACAGGAAGAGaatgaagaagaattaaaaccATTAAATACTAAGACAGATCCAATTCCTAAGAAGGTATTTACAATCAACAGAGATGAAGAATTACCACCTGGTGTAAATTAGAAcgatataaattaatctaaagaagaagaatga